The genome window GCTGCAATAGTCCCGTTCACCTTCCGCACCAACCCCTCCCCACCGAGAATTCTTCAATCTCCGGCAACCAAACCGCAGATCCAGTGGCTGGAAGTTTTGATTGACAAATCTTTTTGCTGGTAAGTGATGCGTGATCCGTGATGCAGATCAGTGAAATATGAAGCTCACAGTTGAAGTGGCCGGGCATAGGGTCACAGGTCGGAAAGGTGGGCTTGCCCCCGCTCTTGTCTCTCAGCTTTGCTCGAGGAGAGTAGCGAGGGCCGGGGGCAAGCCACCCTTCCCGACCTGTGACCCTACGCCCGGCCACTTCAATTGTGAGCGTCATGTTTCACGCATCACGTTTCACTGCGCGCCACGGGAATGGCTCAGGAAGCCGCTTTGAAGGCGCTTTGCAGTCGGTACGTTCCCCATGCAACAACGAGTGACGCGCCATCACCCGACTTCTCGAGAGTCATCTTGAGCACGTCCTGGGGCGCGCCGTCTTTGGCGAAGCGAAGCGGCGATTCAAGCACGACGGTCTCCGGCTTGAGCGGCCTTGTTATAGCCGACGACACGAGCAGCGTCCAATTCCGTTGCTCGTCGGGGCGCGCGAAGATCGCGTACTTCCCTGGCGCAAGCTTCTTACCACCGAAGTCCAACGCGACTGTGGTCTCAAGCGTCGTCGGATCGTTCATTCCCATAAACCACGCCAGCCCGGGCTTGATCATCTCATCCAGGTTTCTCGGCCCGAGCTTGGGTGTGCCGTAGTGAATCGTCACCTTTCCTTTTCCAAGCATGATGCTGATCGTGTCATCAACCGGATCGTGCGAACTCGCCGCCGTTTCCGAGGACCGGTTTGCGCACGCCCAGGCGACGCCCAGTCCAACAACCCCTATCAGCAGGACGACTAAAGTTTTTTTCATAACTGCTCCTCAACCTAAATTTGGCACCCAGTTAGCCTATTTCAGCACTACGCATCGGTCAAGCGGCGGCGAGATCGAGGCGTTAGCGATTCTATAAGATCGATAGCGCGCTTGAAGTTTCAGACGCCACCTTCTATCGTTCGACCACGCGAACAGTTGCCGATATGATCAACACGAATCGAGTGAGGAGAACGACTATGACGAGGAACCGCACTGCAAGGCTGTCAGCCGCGCTAATGATCGGCCGCGCGGCTCTGCTGTTGTGTGTGCTGCCGCTTTGCATACGGACGGCGGCCGCTCAAGAGACGGCGCTCGATCGTTACATCGCAAAACCCGACGCTAGCTATTCGTGGAAGCTGGTCAATACGATTGCGGGCCCGGGCTATCACGGCTACGTTATCGATCTCGCTTCGCAAACCTGGCGTAGCGCGGCCGATGTGGATCGCCCGGTGTGGAGGCACTGGCTCACAATCGTCAAGCCCGACAAGACGGTCTCAAACAAAGCGCTGTTGTTCATCGGCGGCGGCAGTAATCGCGACGCTGCCCCTGTGAAGATTTCGGATCGGCTCGCCAGCTTCGCGATGGAATCAAACACCGTCGTGGCCGAGCTTGGCATGGTTCCGAATCAGCCGCTCTTCTTTTCGGACTCGAAAGAAAAAGGCAGATCGGAAGACGACCTCATCGCTTACAGCCGGGTGAAGCAGATGCAAACCGGCGATGACACGTGGCTGGTGCGGCTGGCAATGGTCAAGAGCGGCGTCCGCGCGCTGGACGCGATGCAGGAGTTCCTCGCAAGCGACGCCGGCGGCAAGCTCAAAGTCGATCAGTTTGTTGTATCAGGCGGATCGAAGCGCGGCTGGACGACGTGGCTTGTAGCCGCCGTGGACAAGCGAGTCATCGCAATTATGCCGACCGTGATCGACGCGCTGAACTCCGAGGTGATCACTCGGCATCATTTCGAAGCCTATGGTTTCTTCTCGCCCTCGCTGAACGACTACGTCAATCACAAGCTCTTCCCAGACAAGATTGGGACTCCCGAGTATAAACATATCCTGGCGATCGAAGACGCGTACAACTATCGCAATCGCGACCGGCTCAAGATTCCCAAGTATCTGGTGAACGCGTCGGGCGATCAGTTCTTCTTGCCAGACAACTCGCAGTTCTATTTCGGCGAGCTTCAAGGCGAGAAGTATCTTCGCTACACACCGAACTCGAAACACAACCTGGCGGGCACGGACGCTCGTGAAAGCTTGCTGGCGTTCTATCAAGCGATCTTATCCGGCAAACCTCGGCCGGAGTTTTCGTGGAAGAAGGAAAAAGACGGCGCCCTGATCGTGACTGTGAAAGACAAGCCGCGCGAAGTGAACGTGTGGCAAGCGACCAACCCGAAGGCCCGCGACTTTCGAGTGGACACGATCGGCAACGCTTACACGAGCACCCCGCTGAAAGAAGACAAGCCGGGTGTGTATGTAGCTCGCGTAAACAAGCCGGCGAGCGGTTTCACGGCATTCTTTGTCGAGCTGGTCTACGACAGCGGCGGAAAGTATCCGTTCAAGTTCACCTCTGAAGTGAGCGTCGTGCCGGATGTGTTGCCGTTTGATTTTAAATCAGCGCGAAGGTGACTATGGACTTGCGGCGCCATTGGACTTCATCACGGATGAAGGTTGGGATTGTCGGTCAGTAATGCTTCGCTTAGCGCGGCTTTGTTCAACGCTCGGTCAGCCGAGACGAAGATCAGCTTGGATAACCCGAGTGAGTCACGAACCTGGTTAGCTTCGACCGCAGTTGCAAGCTGTACAGCATCGTAGCCACGGAGGCCGTGTTTCTCTGCAAGGCTTGCCGCTTGTTCAGCAAGCTCGAGCGTGAGCCCCATTGGCTGGTACTGGGTCGAGAAGTCGCTGACGAAATCTGAGACTGCCTGCATCCGCGACAGTTATCGAGCCTTCGCGTTGCATCTTGAAGATGGCCGCCGGGACCTCAGTTCTAGCAAGGAGAGATATCAGAATCTCGTTTCCGGCGCCAACGTCCGCTGTGCCAATTACCCAACTTGTGCCAACTTCGGTGATATACCGTTTTACAATCGCGCTGCTGTCGAAGTAGTAGACGGACACCTATCCGCGATCCTCGATGATGGTCTCGGAAACTGGCTTCCCTTTGACGGGAACTGGCCGTCGGTTTGCGGCGCCGGCGACCTTCCGCGGCGAACGGATCTCGCTGATAATGCCCTTCTCTAGTAGGACGCGCTTGAAGTTAGTCTCGGGTTCCTCGTCAGTCGAACCCCCAGTCATTCGATCCAGCGCGTGTCGCAGCTTCAATCTGTCATCCAAATCAAGCTGGCTAACAATCTCAATTGCTTCTTGTAGTGTGACGTGGTTCTCGGCCATAACGACAACCTCGCGTTGATTATGTACCACCTTGGCTTGCGTGACAACACATCGAATCTCGCCAGGGGTGAGCGCATCACGGCGGTGATCTACACTTCATCGAGCGCAGAGAGCAACTCCCTTGCAAGCACCGGGGCGCGGTCGTCGTGCTTCAGGTAGCAATATACCGGCACACTCTGACTGCGAATCCACCTCGCCCATTCGAGCATTTCATCTTTCGAGTAGTCGCCTTTTCGCAGGCGCATATACACGAATGAGCCTGTCACCTCACGCGGCGTATTCGCGCCTTCGCCTTCTTCTTTTTCGACTACGCCCAGAGTTGTCTTGTGCTGTCGAAGCAGATCGTAGACGTCGTCCGCGAACCACGATTCGTGTCTGAACTCGAAGGCGAGCTTTCCCTTCGAGGCGAACTTCGCGAGAAACTGTTCGAGCACATCGACATCTTTCTTGAAGTTCGGCGGCAACTGAACGAGGATCGGGCCCAGCTTCTCTTTTAAGGCGGCAGCGCTCTCGAGAAAGAAGTCCATGTCATCGTCGACGTTGCGCAATCGCTTGAAATGAGTGATCCGCTGACTGACCTTCAGGGTGAACGAGAAGTCTTCGGGCACCTCCGCGTACCAGCCTTCGCAGAGCTTCCTGGTAGGCATTCGATAAAACGTATTGTTGATCTCGGTCGTGCGAAAGTGTTGGGCATAGTAGGACAGATACTTTTTAGCCGGAAGGTCTTCGGGATAGAAGATGCCCTTCCACTCTTTGTAAGCAAAGCCAGACGTGCCGACGAGGATTCGGTTGGCAGCTACCGGCTCTTCTGTTGAGGCTTTGCGTTTCATTCTCGGGTCCAGTCGAGACGGTGGGATAATAGCCGCCTGCAAATGTGAATTCAACGCCCTGGGAGCGCAAGAGTCCTAATCTTGTGTTGGTCGACCAGGACACTGTTGGGCGACCGCGTATTTGGACTGCGGTGGCGTCTTTGCGTTGCCACCGCTTTCTGTCGTTTCGTGGGCGATAACCAAAAGCGGCGGCAACGCACAAAGGCCGCCGCAGTCCAAATATTACGTCGCCCGTCACCGGCCGTGCGCCAGGGCACCTGCAAATATCAACATAAGATTGGGACACTCCCCTGGGAGCGCTCCCAGGGCGGGCTCTCAGGGCGCCGTGTTAGAATATGACTGGCAACGTTGCTCAAACAAACTACGTACACCTGACTGATGCAAGACCAAAAGCCAACGGCACTTCAATCGTCTCCAACGACATCCATTCAGACTGTGGATGGACGACCTGAAGCGCTACCCACGAAATCACCAACCACTAACGCTATCGTTGACGCGACTACGCCCGAGCCACTTCCTCATATCGGAATTAAAGGGTACTTGCGACTCCTTCGTGTGCTTACGTCCGTTTTCCTCTTCGGCTTGCGCGTCATAATAAACACGCGCGGCTGGCGAATTGGAAAGAAGACTCCAGAATCGGAACTGCGGCGCCGCGAAGGAGAGTCGCTACGCGAGAGGCTCCTGAAGCTGGGGCCGACGTTTATCAAGATTGGTCAGACTCTTGCCACTCGCGCGGATTTGCTGCCCGTCGAATACATTCAAGAGCTGGCGAAACTGCAAGACGAGGTTCCTCCGTTTCCCACCGAGCAGGCGAGGTCGATCATCGAGACGGAGCTTCGAGCAAAACTCGAAGACATCTTTGAAGACTTCGAAGACGTGCCCATCGCAGCCGCGAGTCTGGGGCAAGTTCATCGCGCGAAGCTGCGCACCGGCCAACTCGTCGCTATCAAAGTGCAGAGGCCGGGTATTGAAGCCCAGATCGGGTTCGACATATTGGTTCTCAGGCGCGTTGCTCGGCGCCTCGAGCGATATCCGAACCTGGTAAGAGGAGTAGATTGGCAGGGAACGCTCGACGAGTTTCATACCACGGTTCACGAAGAGATGGACTACCAGCAAGAGACTCGAAACGCGGAAACCTTTCGCAAGAACTTCGCGCGATGGAAAGAGATATATGTCCCCCAGATCTATGGCGTCTTCTCGACGAAGCGGTTGATCGTGATGGAGTTCATCGAAGGCTTCAAGGTGACGGACACCGAGCAGCTAACCGCCGCCGGCCAGGACCCTCACGAAGTCGTAAAGCTGCTGGCTCGCACCTATCTGAAACAACTCCTCGAAGACGGCTTCTTTCACGCCGACCCACATCCCGGCAACCTGCGAGTGATGGCCGACGGGCGGCTGGCGTTCTTCGATTTCGGCATGGTCGGCCGGCTGTCGATGAAGCTTCAATCGAATCTTATCAACGCGTTCTTTCACGTAGTCGAGCGCGACGTTCACGGGCTTGTTGAGGATATGGTGCGCCTCGGCTTCATCGAGCTTTCGCCCGAAGACGAGTCGCGCTTCAAGCCGATCATCGAAGGACTGTTCAACCGCTATCTTGGCATACGGCTGGGCGATGTGAACTTCAAGGAACTGATGTTCGACATGGCGCACGTGATCTATGAATTCCCCTTTCGGATTCCAGCGAGCTTCACTTATATCGTTCGCGCGGTGATGACGCTGGAAGGCATCGGCACCCAGGTTGATCCTGACTTCCGGTTCTTCGAGATCGCCCGGCCCTACGCAAAGCGGTTCATGTTCATGCGGGAAGGCCGCTATCTGCGCAGCTTGATTGTAGACAAGATGATTCGAGGCAAGAGCGGCGACATCGAGTGGGGAAAAGTCTGGAAGCTCGCGAAGATGGCTTTCAAGTACTACGTGCGCGGCGAGAATAAGCTCTAGCCTGAGCGGGAGAGCTCGGCGGCATCGCAGTACTCGATCGCTCACAACTCGTCAACGGGACTCCGTACTCCCCTGCCACCCTTGTTCATCACATGAGTGTAGATCATCGTCGTGTTGAGGTCCTTGTGGCCGAGCAGCTCCTGCACCGTTCGAATGTCATAGCCCGATTCAAGCATGTGCGTGGCGAAGCTATGCTGATAAAAAAGAGGTAAGGTGGCGTATTTGCCGTTCTGCCCGGCATAGAAAACAGCTAGAATGAGCCGGGTGGCCATTCTTTTTGGAGGCTCAACTAAACAAACGCATACTGAGCGACTCCACTGCGTAATTAGTGTTTGTCGCGGTTTGCCGGAACCACGGCGCGCCAAACGAAAGCATGTCCATCCAGTCTTGAACCTCGTAGAACGTAACACCTCAATAACGGAGACCTATGAAAATCGTAACGGCCTTTCTTCTGTTGGTTGGTATCGGCGTCGGCTCGGCCGGCTCACCGGGCCCTTTTGCCCAGGGCCCCACTGCTGAACGGCAACAATTTATTCGCGTGGAAGCTCCGGTGGTTGTCCTGACCCACGTGCGAATAATCGACGGCACAGGCGCCCCGGCTCTTGATGATCAGACGATCGTGATTGCAGACGGCAAGATCCAATCGATCGGGCCAAGCGGAGCAGGCGCACCTGCGAATCTGCCGGCGACTCTGGCTACGAACGCCCAGACCGTTGATCTCCGAGGGTGCACGGTCCTGCCCGGCCTTGTGGGGATGCACAACCACATGTTTTTTCCTATGGGCGGATCTCCGCCGATGTATTCCAACATGGGCATAAGCTTTCCTCGTCTTTACCTGGCCCTGGGCGTCACAACGATTCGCACTACCGGCAGCGTTGCACCCTTCACCGATCTTGAAATCAAACGGCTTATCGACTCGGGCCGCATGATCGGACCCAAGATGCATATCACCGCTCCATATCTCGAGGGGCGCGGATCGTTCACCCCCGTGATGCACGAGCTCAGTGGCGCGGAGGACGCACGGAAGATGGTTAACTTTTGGGCCGACGAAGGCGCTACTTCTTTCAAAGCTTACATGAACATCACGCGTGATGAATTGCGCGCGGCCGTCGAAGAAGCGCACAAACGCGGACTCAAGGTGACCGGACATCTTTGCTCGATCGGCTACCGGGAAGCAGCGGAGATCGGCATCGATAATCTCGAGCACGGCTTGATGGCGGATTCAGAGTTTGTTCCGAACAAACAGCCGGATCAGTGCCCGGGCGCCGCGGTCAGCGCCAGCCTCAGACAACTGGATCTGAATAGTCCGGCAGTCCGCGAGACAATCAGTACTCTTGTCGCGAAGAATGTGGCCGTAACTTCCACGCTTCCGGTCTTCGAAGCCGGGAGCGCGCCGTTGGCTCAAAGCGGCATCGGCGCGGCATCGGCGTTACTCAATCCGCGGGTGCTCAATGTGATGTCTACCGAGGCCCGGGTGCGTTATCTGACGGCGCGCGCTCGTGTCTCGTCCGATCCCGGAAACGTGGCGCTGCTCCGCAAGGCGATGGATTTCGAGCGCGCATTGGTGAAGGCCGGCGGTTTGCTGATAGCCGGTTTGGACCCTACTGGCAACGGCGGCATCGTGGCGGGGTTTGGCGATTTGCGTGAAGTTGAGCTTCTGGTCGAGGCCGGTTTTACTCCTCTGGAAGCGATCAAGATAGCCACCTTCAACGGCGCGAAGTTTCTCGGCGAAGACGCGCACATCGGCTCGATTGCTGTAGGAAAGCAAGCCGAC of Acidobacteriota bacterium contains these proteins:
- a CDS encoding DUF2911 domain-containing protein — encoded protein: MKKTLVVLLIGVVGLGVAWACANRSSETAASSHDPVDDTISIMLGKGKVTIHYGTPKLGPRNLDEMIKPGLAWFMGMNDPTTLETTVALDFGGKKLAPGKYAIFARPDEQRNWTLLVSSAITRPLKPETVVLESPLRFAKDGAPQDVLKMTLEKSGDGASLVVAWGTYRLQSAFKAAS
- a CDS encoding type II toxin-antitoxin system VapC family toxin; the encoded protein is MQAVSDFVSDFSTQYQPMGLTLELAEQAASLAEKHGLRGYDAVQLATAVEANQVRDSLGLSKLIFVSADRALNKAALSEALLTDNPNLHP
- a CDS encoding AarF/ABC1/UbiB kinase family protein, whose amino-acid sequence is MRLLRVLTSVFLFGLRVIINTRGWRIGKKTPESELRRREGESLRERLLKLGPTFIKIGQTLATRADLLPVEYIQELAKLQDEVPPFPTEQARSIIETELRAKLEDIFEDFEDVPIAAASLGQVHRAKLRTGQLVAIKVQRPGIEAQIGFDILVLRRVARRLERYPNLVRGVDWQGTLDEFHTTVHEEMDYQQETRNAETFRKNFARWKEIYVPQIYGVFSTKRLIVMEFIEGFKVTDTEQLTAAGQDPHEVVKLLARTYLKQLLEDGFFHADPHPGNLRVMADGRLAFFDFGMVGRLSMKLQSNLINAFFHVVERDVHGLVEDMVRLGFIELSPEDESRFKPIIEGLFNRYLGIRLGDVNFKELMFDMAHVIYEFPFRIPASFTYIVRAVMTLEGIGTQVDPDFRFFEIARPYAKRFMFMREGRYLRSLIVDKMIRGKSGDIEWGKVWKLAKMAFKYYVRGENKL
- a CDS encoding amidohydrolase family protein, which encodes MKIVTAFLLLVGIGVGSAGSPGPFAQGPTAERQQFIRVEAPVVVLTHVRIIDGTGAPALDDQTIVIADGKIQSIGPSGAGAPANLPATLATNAQTVDLRGCTVLPGLVGMHNHMFFPMGGSPPMYSNMGISFPRLYLALGVTTIRTTGSVAPFTDLEIKRLIDSGRMIGPKMHITAPYLEGRGSFTPVMHELSGAEDARKMVNFWADEGATSFKAYMNITRDELRAAVEEAHKRGLKVTGHLCSIGYREAAEIGIDNLEHGLMADSEFVPNKQPDQCPGAAVSASLRQLDLNSPAVRETISTLVAKNVAVTSTLPVFEAGSAPLAQSGIGAASALLNPRVLNVMSTEARVRYLTARARVSSDPGNVALLRKAMDFERALVKAGGLLIAGLDPTGNGGIVAGFGDLREVELLVEAGFTPLEAIKIATFNGAKFLGEDAHIGSIAVGKQADLMIVRGNPALNISEIEKVEIVFKDGVGYDSEKLIQSVQGLVGIR
- a CDS encoding DUF72 domain-containing protein is translated as MKRKASTEEPVAANRILVGTSGFAYKEWKGIFYPEDLPAKKYLSYYAQHFRTTEINNTFYRMPTRKLCEGWYAEVPEDFSFTLKVSQRITHFKRLRNVDDDMDFFLESAAALKEKLGPILVQLPPNFKKDVDVLEQFLAKFASKGKLAFEFRHESWFADDVYDLLRQHKTTLGVVEKEEGEGANTPREVTGSFVYMRLRKGDYSKDEMLEWARWIRSQSVPVYCYLKHDDRAPVLARELLSALDEV
- a CDS encoding PhoPQ-activated pathogenicity-related family protein; its protein translation is MTRNRTARLSAALMIGRAALLLCVLPLCIRTAAAQETALDRYIAKPDASYSWKLVNTIAGPGYHGYVIDLASQTWRSAADVDRPVWRHWLTIVKPDKTVSNKALLFIGGGSNRDAAPVKISDRLASFAMESNTVVAELGMVPNQPLFFSDSKEKGRSEDDLIAYSRVKQMQTGDDTWLVRLAMVKSGVRALDAMQEFLASDAGGKLKVDQFVVSGGSKRGWTTWLVAAVDKRVIAIMPTVIDALNSEVITRHHFEAYGFFSPSLNDYVNHKLFPDKIGTPEYKHILAIEDAYNYRNRDRLKIPKYLVNASGDQFFLPDNSQFYFGELQGEKYLRYTPNSKHNLAGTDARESLLAFYQAILSGKPRPEFSWKKEKDGALIVTVKDKPREVNVWQATNPKARDFRVDTIGNAYTSTPLKEDKPGVYVARVNKPASGFTAFFVELVYDSGGKYPFKFTSEVSVVPDVLPFDFKSARR